Within the Verrucomicrobiota bacterium genome, the region GAACGCGCCGTCCGACGACGGCGTCGTACGCAACCTGCAGTCAATCGTGCAGGAAGGGATAACCCGGCGCGCTTCCGATATTCATCTGCTGACCGAAAAGGATCGCTTCCACTTTACTTACCGGATCGAGGGGGACCTGATCGAACGGCGGGACCTGGACGTCAAAATCATCAACCGCACCGACAATCTGCTCGTCCAATTGATGGGTTTTGAGACGATGGACAAGAACCGGGGCCTGCCCCTGAGCGGCCGGTTCACGGCCTTGATCGGCAACCGGCGGATCGCGATTCGCGCCGAACGGCTCCCTTCCTACCGCGGCTTTCATTACACGCTGCGAATCCTCGACAAATCCTATGTCAGCCCGAAGCTGGGGCAGGGATCGCTCGCCTTGCATCCGGCGACCATGAAGTACATCCGGCAGGCACTAAACCTTCCGGACGGTATGATCCTGATGTCGGGCCCGACCGGGTCCGGCAAGAGCACCACCCTGGTTGCGATGATCAAGGAACTGTTCCGGACCCGTTACAACATCATCGCCATCGAAAACCCGGTCGAGGAAGAAATCGCGATGGTGACCCACGTCAACATGGAGGATGTGCGTCACGGTCCGCAGTACATCAAATCAGGGATGCGCTCCGACCCGGACATCCTGCTGGTCGGAGAAATTCGGGACCGCGAGACGGCCGAACTCGGCATCGAAGCGGCCCTGACCGGGCACCAGGTGCTGTCCACGATCCACACGACCTGGCCCGCGCAGATCATCATCCGCCTGATGCAATTGGGCGTCCCGAAGTTCTATGTGGCTGAAACGTTGAAGGCGGCGTGCGGCCAGCGCCTGGCCAAGAAATTGTGCCGGCATTGCAAGGAAGCGCAGCGACTCGACACCGAGATGGTCGACCAACTCGGGTTGCCGGACGTGTTTGACGGCCACGAAATCTTCAAGGCCGGCCCGGGTTGTTCCCGGTGCGACCACCTGGGTTACGCCGGCCGTCAGGCGATCATCGAGGTCCTGCCGATCACGGATGAAGTCACCGAATTGATCATGCAGCGGGAACTTACCTCAATCGAGATCGCCAACTTCATCTACGACCAATATAAAGTTCCTTCCCTCCGGGAGCTGGCCTTCGATCTGCTCTATAACGGCGTCATCGACCTGCCGAGCGCCGCCGACTCGGTCCGCCTCGGCCTCATTTCCGCGCGAGACAAGAAATGGCAACCTACCTCGTTACTCTGAAAAGCTCCGGCAGCAATCCCCGGAACCGCACCGTGCAGGTGGCGGCTGTCGACGGCAAGGCAGCCATGCTGGTTGCTGCTACCGGCGAGTGGCAGGCGATCAGCGCCACACCCGCCAAGGAATCCGGGAAACAAAGGATCAGGCCGTTCCCGACCAAGGCGCTGATTGTCATGTGCAACAGCGTCGCCTCGATGCTCGATGCGCAGATCCCGTTGCCGAAGGCGCTCGAGTTTTACCTGGCGCGGGTAACCCAGGAAGATCAGCGGCTGGCGTTGCGCTCGATCGCCGTTGCGGTGGAGCGCGGCGAAGATAATCACAAGGCGTTCGCTGTGACCCGCCGGTTCGATCCCACGTTCGTCGGGCTGGTGAAAGCCGGCACCATGGCAAGCAATCTGCCGGCGGCATTCCGCGCGCTCGCCCGCCGGATGCGGACCAATCAGGAATTCACTTCGAAGCTGCGCAAGGCGCTGGCCACACCCATTTGTATCCTGGCGTTTCTCTGGTTCCTGCTGATCTACTCGCAGACCAGCCTGGTTCCAAACGTCGAAAAGATGCTGCGCGACATGCGGGTGCAGAACGATCCGATATCGTCGTTTACCTTCGGGTTCTCCCATGTTTTCCAGGCGATCTGGATGCCGGCAACCATCGGCTGGATCGTACTCGGGGTCATGTTCTGGCGTTCGATCGCGTTCCGCGAAAAGTTCGGCAAACTCCTGATGAGCCGGTGGCGGTTGTTAAGAGAAATCGTCATGGGGTTCCGTCAACTGACCTTCGTCGGCACGTTTGAGATGCTGGTGTCGAATAACATTCCAATCGCCGATGCCTTAGAGACCTGCGCCAACACGCTCAGGAACACGCCATTCGAGAAGGAGCTTCGTGTGGTGAAAGAAAAACAGGCGCTCGGGATGAACCTCGGCGAGGCCATGCGCAAACACACGACCATGGATCCGCAATTGACGCACATGATCGAGGTCGGCGAAAAGGCCTCGAACCTGAACGAGCAACTTCTGCTGTTGCGAAACTTGTACGAGGAGGAAACGGCGCAGCGGATCGAACTTTTTACGGGTCTCGTCGGGGTAATGAGCAAACTGGTGACGGTTTCGATCATCGGGTTTATCTACCTCGGCGCCTACATGCCGATCGTGCTGGCCGGTCCGAAGATGATGCAGGCCAGTCAAATGTAGGCACACCACGGGCACAGCGGGGGGGCGGGCACGACGTAAGAGTTCACACGGCGAACACGGCGGGCCACGGCGAACACGGCGAGAAGAGGAATGCCACAAAAGCGGGCCGCCGGTCATGCGCGGCTGGAATTTACGCCGTCTTCGGCCGGAGCGGCGGCTGGAATAATCGGCACTAAAGCTCCTGGCTGCTACCAACCGCCGCTCCGGCCAAAGACGGCGTAATCCTTGCCGGGCACC harbors:
- the tadA gene encoding Flp pilus assembly complex ATPase component TadA, producing the protein MAYEIGVQLPRPIEEQVTAALRERIPALATYSNEELPRQVDAADVLGALGYLRRIPLLHSIQGLVDETLPALFDRDALRKEKTVPLHRTDEVLTVAIANPYSSFKLIYEKRFPQLHLACILTYASQIDAILTDQTRIQQITQDEIRQLNLEEIEEEIKDFDLNAPSDDGVVRNLQSIVQEGITRRASDIHLLTEKDRFHFTYRIEGDLIERRDLDVKIINRTDNLLVQLMGFETMDKNRGLPLSGRFTALIGNRRIAIRAERLPSYRGFHYTLRILDKSYVSPKLGQGSLALHPATMKYIRQALNLPDGMILMSGPTGSGKSTTLVAMIKELFRTRYNIIAIENPVEEEIAMVTHVNMEDVRHGPQYIKSGMRSDPDILLVGEIRDRETAELGIEAALTGHQVLSTIHTTWPAQIIIRLMQLGVPKFYVAETLKAACGQRLAKKLCRHCKEAQRLDTEMVDQLGLPDVFDGHEIFKAGPGCSRCDHLGYAGRQAIIEVLPITDEVTELIMQRELTSIEIANFIYDQYKVPSLRELAFDLLYNGVIDLPSAADSVRLGLISARDKKWQPTSLL
- a CDS encoding type II secretion system F family protein produces the protein MATYLVTLKSSGSNPRNRTVQVAAVDGKAAMLVAATGEWQAISATPAKESGKQRIRPFPTKALIVMCNSVASMLDAQIPLPKALEFYLARVTQEDQRLALRSIAVAVERGEDNHKAFAVTRRFDPTFVGLVKAGTMASNLPAAFRALARRMRTNQEFTSKLRKALATPICILAFLWFLLIYSQTSLVPNVEKMLRDMRVQNDPISSFTFGFSHVFQAIWMPATIGWIVLGVMFWRSIAFREKFGKLLMSRWRLLREIVMGFRQLTFVGTFEMLVSNNIPIADALETCANTLRNTPFEKELRVVKEKQALGMNLGEAMRKHTTMDPQLTHMIEVGEKASNLNEQLLLLRNLYEEETAQRIELFTGLVGVMSKLVTVSIIGFIYLGAYMPIVLAGPKMMQASQM